In one window of Qipengyuania profundimaris DNA:
- a CDS encoding murein L,D-transpeptidase catalytic domain-containing protein, which produces MRRRDLLTGTLAAGAIAAVPARVFAQVNPYAARDRVLLEIAREQLARVGGDIWKRDIVGIADFGVHSAERRFYFVDVENERVANYHVSHGDGSDPEHDGWLNRYSNVEGSHCTSRGAYMTRSWYVGKFGTSIRLDGLDPTNSNALPRAIVMHKAGYATPEHVARWGRLGRSNGCFAMGPEQFDRALIDLSGGRLLFADSLGIQNDGRRIASQELLRREDGGTFERTVPGAF; this is translated from the coding sequence ATGAGACGGCGCGATCTTCTGACGGGGACGCTGGCAGCGGGTGCAATCGCTGCCGTTCCCGCGCGTGTGTTTGCCCAAGTCAATCCTTATGCTGCACGCGACCGTGTGCTGCTTGAGATCGCGCGCGAACAGCTCGCCCGTGTCGGCGGGGATATCTGGAAGCGGGACATCGTCGGGATCGCCGATTTCGGCGTCCATTCGGCGGAGCGGCGGTTCTATTTCGTGGATGTCGAGAACGAGCGCGTGGCGAATTACCACGTCAGCCATGGCGACGGTTCCGATCCGGAGCACGACGGGTGGCTGAATCGCTATTCGAACGTCGAAGGCTCGCATTGCACCAGCCGCGGCGCTTACATGACGCGCAGCTGGTATGTCGGGAAGTTCGGCACCTCGATCCGGCTAGACGGGCTCGACCCGACCAATTCCAACGCCCTGCCCCGCGCGATCGTGATGCATAAGGCAGGCTATGCTACGCCGGAGCATGTCGCGCGCTGGGGCCGCCTCGGCCGCTCGAACGGCTGCTTCGCCATGGGTCCCGAGCAGTTCGACCGTGCTTTGATCGACCTGTCGGGCGGACGCCTGCTCTTTGCCGACAGCCTCGGCATCCAGAACGACGGTCGGCGCATCGCGTCACAGGAATTGCTGCGCCGAGAAGACGGCGGGACCTTCGAACGAACGGTGCCGGGGGCGTTCTGA
- a CDS encoding L,D-transpeptidase family protein, with amino-acid sequence MTKMKFLIGTACSAALVATSAIAQDNAPENLLPPEPEKVSEPLPDMREAAPQMNAQQSVDDAFGDIRMRSGEVVQEIPSLVGEWSAADAAKLLAFIPTVEAEGLVPADYDSAALQSAITAGESPALNEIASQIFVWLVEDLRDGRTPMDARKQWFVVDPDADTNPTHKLLENALATGQIAETLASLNPVAPDYARLKEELAKTTDAKSRKLIRANMDRWRWLGQDLGKRYLLTNVPEYQLRLTVNDRIIKNYRVVVGKPGRTATPQLAEMVEAVIYNPTWTVPQSIVKGEGLGAKVLGNPGWARANGYKATKGANGWVTVVQQPGPGNSLGLMKLDMPNEHAIFLHDTPSRHLFAQDNRALSHGCIRVQGARELAMTMSMLGNAKSKEDLPRIQEEVSEITQSGEYTRYAMERQWPVYITYFTMGVDVNGNLTKFADIYGRDAPVLAALDAPRQRDRARETSEEAVEIIDDMQT; translated from the coding sequence ATGACCAAGATGAAATTCCTTATCGGCACCGCATGCAGCGCAGCGCTCGTCGCGACTTCGGCCATAGCGCAGGACAATGCGCCGGAAAATCTCCTGCCGCCCGAGCCTGAGAAAGTCAGCGAGCCGCTGCCGGACATGCGCGAAGCCGCGCCGCAGATGAATGCACAGCAGAGCGTCGACGATGCCTTCGGCGATATCCGCATGCGCAGCGGCGAGGTGGTGCAGGAAATTCCTTCGCTGGTCGGCGAATGGAGCGCCGCCGATGCGGCCAAGCTGCTCGCCTTCATCCCGACCGTCGAAGCCGAAGGGCTGGTCCCGGCGGATTACGACAGCGCTGCGTTGCAGTCCGCGATCACGGCGGGTGAGAGCCCCGCGCTCAACGAAATCGCCAGCCAAATCTTCGTGTGGCTGGTCGAGGATCTGCGCGACGGCCGCACACCGATGGACGCGCGCAAGCAGTGGTTCGTGGTCGATCCCGACGCGGACACCAACCCGACGCACAAGCTGCTCGAGAATGCGCTCGCCACCGGTCAGATCGCCGAGACGCTGGCTTCGCTCAATCCCGTCGCGCCCGATTACGCGCGGCTCAAGGAAGAGCTGGCCAAGACCACCGATGCGAAATCGCGCAAGCTGATCCGCGCGAACATGGACCGCTGGCGCTGGCTGGGGCAGGACCTCGGCAAGCGGTACCTGCTCACCAATGTGCCGGAATATCAGTTGCGGCTGACGGTCAACGACCGGATCATCAAGAATTACCGCGTGGTCGTCGGCAAGCCCGGCCGCACCGCGACGCCGCAGCTCGCCGAGATGGTGGAAGCGGTGATCTACAACCCGACCTGGACCGTCCCGCAATCGATCGTGAAAGGCGAAGGTCTGGGCGCCAAGGTGCTGGGCAATCCCGGCTGGGCGCGGGCCAATGGCTACAAGGCGACCAAGGGTGCCAACGGTTGGGTCACGGTGGTGCAGCAGCCGGGCCCGGGCAATTCGCTCGGCCTGATGAAGCTCGACATGCCGAATGAGCATGCGATCTTCCTCCACGACACGCCGAGCCGCCACCTGTTCGCCCAAGACAACCGCGCATTGAGCCACGGCTGCATCCGCGTGCAGGGTGCTCGCGAACTGGCGATGACCATGTCGATGCTGGGCAATGCGAAAAGTAAGGAAGACCTTCCGCGCATTCAGGAGGAAGTCTCCGAGATCACCCAGAGTGGCGAATACACGCGCTATGCGATGGAACGGCAGTGGCCGGTCTACATCACCTATTTCACCATGGGCGTGGACGTGAACGGCAATCTGACCAAGTTCGCCGACATCTATGGCCGCGACGCCCCGGTGCTCGCCGCGCTGGACGCTCCGCGCCAGCGCGACCGCGCGCGCGAGACGAGCGAAGAAGCCGTCGAGATCATCGACGACATGCAGACCTAG
- a CDS encoding DMT family transporter, producing the protein MSASASPLRPVLATAAGIAMLSLMDAFMKNAALAMGAYMAALMRAGIAFALVAPIWLALRSKWPARAVMKIHLTRGAVGSIMALTFFFALTKLPLAETIAISFVAPIVSLYLAAFLLGERLRPRAVWGAVLGLVGVLVIVGGKFGRGNLNEDTMVGLASITLSALLYAWNLVLQRQQALVAKPLEVATFYMGIAGCIYLLAAPFLFRLPPTEALGDVTAGALLTVGGALTMAWAYARAEAQVLVPLEYSSFVWASLFGWLMLGENVTWTAAGGAVLIVAGCWIATTGVRPEPAAV; encoded by the coding sequence ATGAGCGCGTCCGCATCTCCTCTCAGGCCCGTGCTGGCGACCGCTGCCGGTATCGCGATGCTCTCGCTGATGGATGCCTTCATGAAAAACGCCGCGCTGGCGATGGGCGCCTATATGGCGGCACTGATGCGGGCCGGGATTGCTTTCGCGCTCGTGGCGCCGATCTGGCTCGCGCTCCGCTCGAAATGGCCTGCCCGCGCCGTCATGAAAATCCACCTGACGCGCGGTGCGGTCGGTTCGATCATGGCGCTGACCTTCTTCTTCGCGCTGACGAAGCTGCCGCTGGCGGAAACGATCGCGATTTCCTTCGTTGCGCCGATCGTCTCGCTTTACCTCGCGGCGTTTCTGCTCGGCGAGCGCCTGCGCCCCCGCGCCGTTTGGGGCGCGGTGCTGGGCCTTGTGGGCGTACTCGTGATCGTGGGAGGCAAGTTCGGCAGGGGCAATCTCAACGAAGACACGATGGTCGGTCTTGCGTCGATCACACTCTCGGCCCTACTCTACGCCTGGAACCTGGTGCTGCAACGCCAGCAGGCCTTGGTCGCCAAGCCGCTGGAGGTCGCGACATTCTACATGGGGATCGCTGGCTGCATCTACCTGCTCGCAGCGCCGTTCCTGTTTCGCCTCCCGCCGACCGAGGCGCTCGGCGATGTGACGGCAGGTGCACTCCTGACGGTAGGCGGCGCGCTGACGATGGCGTGGGCCTATGCGCGGGCGGAAGCACAGGTGCTGGTCCCGCTTGAATATTCCAGCTTCGTCTGGGCCTCGCTCTTCGGCTGGCTCATGCTGGGAGAGAATGTGACCTGGACCGCGGCAGGCGGCGCAGTCCTGATCGTGGCGGGCTGCTGGATTGCCACCACCGGCGTCAGGCCGGAACCGGCTGCCGTCTAG
- the acnA gene encoding aconitate hydratase AcnA, with the protein MTQVGKDTLGTRSTLTVNGKDYAYYSFAKAAEKIGDVSKLPFSLKVLLENMLRFEDDGFTVSTDDAKAIADWQKDPKTGKEIQYRPARVLLQDFTGVPCVVDLAAMRDAIGKLGGDTSKINPQVPVNLVIDHSVMVDEFGHPKAFEKNVELEYARNAERYDFLKWGSKSFENFSAVPPGTGICHQVNLEYIGKGVWSSEDPDGQAIAYPDTCVGTDSHTTMINGLGVLGWGVGGIEAEAAMLGQPISMLIPEVVGFKLTGAMAEGVTATDLVLTCVQMLREVGVVGRFVEFYGEGVANLTLADRATIANMAPEYGATCGFFGIDDKTLEYMRLTGRDEETIALVEAYSKEQGMWFTPENEPVFTKTLDLDLSKVVPSLAGPKRPQDRVALPQVDELFNTDLKSIYGKDQPLRVDVEDTHHDVGDGDVVIAAITSCTNTSNPDVLIAAGLVAKKAHEKGLKPKPWVKTSLAPGSQVVTDYLVKSGLQDDLNAMGFDLVGYGCTTCIGNSGPLAPPISKAINGNDIVAASVLSGNRNFEGRVSPDVRANFLASPPLVVAYSILGTVTQDITETPLGQDQHGNDVMLADVWPTNQEIAEHRAANIDRQMFESRYADVYKGDEHWQAINVEASDTYRWNPTSTYVASPPFFEGMEMEPAPVTDITDAKPLAILGDSTTTDHISPAGSIKEDSPAGEYLKSHQVSKADFNSYGSRRGNHEVMMRGTFANIRIKNEMVPGVEGGYTTYKGEQMPIYDAAMKHKEDGTPLVVIAGKEYGTGSSRDWAAKGTILLGVRAVIVESYERIHRSNLIGMGVLPLQFKDGDTRQSLGLGANDTFSIKGLADLTPGQDVEVEVTHEDGSKASFTALCRIDTANEMEYYRNGGILHYVLRKLAAA; encoded by the coding sequence ATGACCCAGGTCGGCAAGGACACGCTCGGAACCCGCTCCACCCTCACCGTGAACGGCAAGGATTACGCTTACTACTCCTTCGCCAAGGCTGCGGAAAAGATCGGCGACGTGTCGAAACTGCCATTCAGCCTCAAGGTCCTGCTGGAGAACATGCTGCGGTTCGAAGACGACGGCTTCACCGTTTCGACCGACGATGCGAAGGCGATCGCCGACTGGCAGAAGGACCCCAAGACCGGCAAGGAAATCCAGTACCGCCCGGCGCGCGTGCTGTTGCAGGATTTCACCGGTGTGCCTTGCGTGGTCGACCTCGCCGCCATGCGCGATGCGATCGGCAAGCTCGGTGGCGACACCTCAAAGATCAATCCTCAGGTTCCGGTGAACCTCGTGATCGACCACTCGGTCATGGTCGACGAATTCGGACACCCCAAGGCGTTCGAGAAGAACGTCGAACTCGAATACGCCCGGAATGCGGAACGGTACGACTTCCTCAAATGGGGCTCGAAGAGCTTCGAGAACTTCTCCGCCGTGCCTCCGGGCACCGGCATCTGCCACCAGGTGAACCTCGAATATATCGGCAAGGGCGTGTGGTCTTCCGAGGACCCCGACGGGCAGGCTATCGCCTATCCCGACACCTGCGTCGGCACCGACAGTCACACGACGATGATCAACGGCCTCGGCGTGCTTGGCTGGGGCGTCGGCGGGATCGAGGCGGAAGCCGCGATGCTCGGCCAGCCGATTTCGATGCTCATCCCCGAAGTCGTCGGCTTCAAGCTGACCGGCGCGATGGCCGAAGGCGTGACCGCCACCGACCTTGTGTTGACCTGCGTGCAAATGCTGCGCGAAGTCGGCGTGGTCGGCCGCTTCGTCGAATTCTACGGCGAAGGCGTCGCAAATCTCACCCTCGCCGACCGCGCGACGATCGCCAACATGGCCCCCGAATACGGCGCGACCTGCGGCTTCTTCGGCATCGACGACAAGACGCTGGAATACATGCGTCTGACCGGTCGCGACGAAGAAACGATCGCGCTGGTCGAAGCCTATTCGAAAGAACAGGGCATGTGGTTCACGCCGGAAAACGAGCCGGTGTTCACCAAGACGCTCGACCTCGACCTGTCGAAGGTCGTCCCCAGCCTCGCCGGACCCAAGCGCCCGCAGGACCGTGTCGCGCTGCCGCAGGTGGACGAGCTGTTCAACACCGATTTGAAGTCGATCTACGGCAAGGACCAGCCGCTGCGCGTCGACGTGGAAGATACGCACCATGATGTCGGCGATGGCGATGTGGTCATTGCGGCCATCACCAGCTGCACCAATACCTCCAACCCAGATGTGCTGATTGCGGCCGGCCTTGTCGCCAAGAAAGCGCATGAGAAGGGCCTTAAGCCCAAGCCGTGGGTCAAGACCAGCCTCGCACCGGGTTCGCAGGTGGTTACCGACTACCTCGTGAAGTCGGGGCTGCAGGACGATCTCAACGCCATGGGCTTCGACCTCGTCGGCTATGGCTGCACCACCTGCATCGGCAACTCGGGCCCGCTTGCGCCGCCGATCAGCAAGGCCATCAACGGCAATGATATCGTCGCCGCCAGTGTCCTGTCGGGCAACCGCAATTTCGAAGGCCGCGTGTCGCCCGACGTGCGCGCCAACTTCCTCGCTTCGCCGCCGCTCGTGGTCGCCTATTCGATCCTCGGCACGGTGACGCAGGACATCACCGAAACTCCGCTGGGGCAGGACCAGCACGGTAACGACGTGATGCTGGCCGATGTCTGGCCGACCAATCAGGAAATTGCCGAACATCGCGCAGCCAATATCGACCGCCAGATGTTCGAAAGCCGCTATGCCGACGTCTACAAGGGTGACGAGCACTGGCAGGCGATCAATGTGGAAGCGTCGGACACCTATCGCTGGAACCCGACCAGCACCTATGTCGCCAGCCCGCCGTTCTTCGAGGGCATGGAGATGGAGCCCGCTCCGGTCACCGACATCACCGATGCGAAGCCGCTGGCGATCCTCGGCGATTCGACCACGACCGACCACATCAGCCCGGCCGGCTCGATCAAGGAAGATTCGCCCGCTGGCGAATACCTCAAGAGCCACCAAGTCTCGAAGGCGGACTTCAACAGCTATGGCTCGCGCCGCGGCAACCATGAGGTCATGATGCGCGGCACCTTCGCCAATATCCGCATCAAGAACGAAATGGTCCCCGGCGTCGAGGGTGGCTACACCACCTACAAGGGCGAGCAGATGCCGATCTACGATGCGGCGATGAAGCACAAGGAAGACGGCACGCCGCTCGTCGTCATCGCGGGCAAGGAATACGGCACCGGCTCCAGCCGCGACTGGGCAGCCAAGGGCACTATCCTGCTCGGCGTGCGCGCTGTCATCGTCGAGAGCTACGAGCGTATCCACCGCTCGAACCTGATCGGCATGGGCGTGCTGCCGCTGCAGTTTAAGGACGGCGACACGCGCCAGAGCCTTGGCCTTGGCGCGAACGACACCTTCTCGATCAAGGGCCTTGCCGATCTGACCCCCGGGCAGGACGTCGAAGTGGAAGTCACGCATGAGGACGGCTCCAAGGCCAGCTTCACTGCGCTGTGCCGCATCGATACAGCCAACGAGATGGAGTATTACCGCAACGGCGGCATCCTCCATTACGTGCTGCGCAAGCTGGCCGCCGCGTGA